In the Streptomyces sp. NBC_00525 genome, one interval contains:
- the sbnA gene encoding 2,3-diaminopropionate biosynthesis protein SbnA, which yields MLSPTVPDPGEDFVQLTGFLPHAELWLKLESRNPAGSIKMKTAAAMIGAAERDGLLRPGAELIESTSGNLGVAMAAICAARGYRLTLVTDPNSNYRSVQQMRALGAEVVVIERRDENGGYLGSRISYITLRLATEPGLIWLNQYENPANVAAHRDGTAVEICERFGVPDWLFVGVGTSGTLMGCLEHFGTLATRPTVVAVDALGSVTFGGAPARRLIPGMGASRKPKIFGPGEYRRVLVSERDTIVACRRIASGYGLLVGGSTGTVVAAASAHGHRLPRGSRVLAISPDLGSAYLDTIYDDGWVATHYGDGLLQDLTRPAREPVREEPVKAGT from the coding sequence ATGCTCAGCCCGACCGTGCCTGACCCCGGCGAGGACTTCGTTCAGCTGACCGGCTTCCTGCCCCACGCCGAGCTGTGGCTCAAGCTGGAGTCCCGCAATCCCGCCGGGTCGATCAAGATGAAGACCGCGGCCGCCATGATCGGCGCGGCCGAGCGGGACGGGCTGCTGCGACCCGGCGCCGAGCTGATCGAGTCCACTTCGGGGAACCTCGGCGTCGCGATGGCCGCGATCTGCGCGGCCCGCGGCTACCGCCTCACCCTGGTGACCGACCCCAACAGCAACTACCGCAGTGTGCAGCAGATGCGTGCACTCGGAGCCGAGGTGGTGGTGATCGAGCGACGCGACGAGAACGGCGGATACCTCGGCTCCCGGATCTCCTACATCACGCTCCGGCTGGCCACCGAGCCAGGACTCATCTGGCTCAACCAGTACGAGAACCCGGCCAACGTGGCGGCCCACCGGGACGGCACCGCGGTCGAGATCTGCGAGCGGTTCGGTGTGCCCGACTGGCTGTTCGTCGGGGTGGGGACGTCGGGCACACTCATGGGCTGCCTGGAACACTTCGGCACTCTCGCCACGCGGCCCACGGTGGTCGCGGTCGACGCGCTGGGCTCGGTCACGTTCGGTGGCGCACCCGCGCGCCGGCTGATCCCCGGAATGGGGGCGAGCCGGAAGCCGAAGATCTTCGGTCCGGGGGAGTACCGCCGGGTCCTGGTGTCCGAACGGGACACCATTGTCGCCTGCCGCCGGATCGCCTCCGGCTACGGCTTGCTCGTCGGCGGCTCGACGGGCACCGTCGTGGCGGCGGCGTCGGCCCATGGGCACCGGCTTCCTCGGGGCAGCCGGGTGCTGGCGATCTCTCCCGACCTCGGCAGCGCCTATCTCGACACCATCTACGACGACGGGTGGGTTGCCACCCACTATGGCGACGGACTGCTGCAGGACCTGACGAGACCGGCGCGGGAACCGGTCCGCGAAGAGCCAGTGAAAGCGGGAACATGA
- the sbnB gene encoding 2,3-diaminopropionate biosynthesis protein SbnB, whose protein sequence is MTFSVVGASAVRTALAGAEQDVVDRVREAYLLHDAGGTVNPDSYFLRFAEKPDSRIIALPAFLGGESETAGIKWISSFPGNKDKGLPRASAVLVLNDYTTGYPKALLESATISAARTAASAALAAGALQRTPPRSWGVIGAGVIAREICRYLAATMPVPPVVHCHDLDPGAAERFADELPGGLPADLTTACDADLVVFATTALNPYLPADHRFRPGQLVLHVSLRDLPPETLLHAVNIVDDVDHCLKQNTSPHLAEQLCGDRSFVTGTIAGVLRGDVTVPDDRPVIFSPFGMGILDLAVGRYVLDRTVEAGTAIEISDFFAPDGV, encoded by the coding sequence ATGACCTTCTCAGTGGTCGGCGCCTCCGCCGTACGGACGGCGCTGGCCGGCGCCGAACAGGACGTGGTCGACCGCGTGCGCGAGGCGTATCTCCTGCACGACGCAGGCGGCACGGTCAACCCGGACAGCTACTTCCTGCGGTTCGCGGAGAAGCCTGACAGCCGGATCATCGCGCTGCCGGCCTTCCTGGGCGGCGAGTCCGAGACCGCCGGGATCAAGTGGATATCCAGCTTCCCGGGCAACAAGGACAAGGGGCTGCCCCGAGCCTCCGCGGTGCTGGTGCTCAACGACTACACCACGGGCTACCCGAAGGCGCTGCTGGAGTCGGCGACGATCAGCGCCGCGCGCACCGCGGCGTCCGCCGCGCTGGCGGCCGGAGCCCTGCAGCGCACCCCGCCGCGCAGCTGGGGCGTGATCGGCGCGGGCGTGATCGCGCGGGAGATCTGTCGCTACCTGGCCGCCACCATGCCCGTGCCGCCGGTGGTGCACTGCCACGACCTCGACCCCGGTGCGGCGGAGCGCTTCGCGGACGAACTGCCCGGCGGACTGCCCGCGGACCTGACCACGGCGTGCGACGCCGACCTCGTCGTCTTTGCCACCACGGCCCTGAACCCCTACCTGCCGGCGGATCACCGGTTCCGGCCCGGCCAGTTGGTCCTGCACGTGTCGCTGCGAGACCTGCCACCGGAGACGCTGCTGCACGCCGTCAACATCGTCGACGACGTGGACCACTGCCTGAAGCAGAACACGTCACCGCATCTGGCCGAACAGCTGTGCGGCGACCGGTCGTTCGTGACCGGAACGATCGCCGGCGTCCTGCGGGGGGACGTCACCGTTCCCGACGACCGACCAGTGATCTTCTCGCCCTTCGGCATGGGTATTCTCGATCTCGCCGTGGGCCGGTACGTACTGGACCGGACGGTCGAGGCAGGCACGGCCATCGAGATCTCCGACTTCTTCGCCCCGGATGGAGTGTGA
- the lysA gene encoding diaminopimelate decarboxylase, translated as MQTSVRPEWLSEPADLNALPPRLWPASAERAADGVLSVGGVRADDLAAEFGTPMYVFDEADFRARCTEFSEVFDDFDVYYAGKAFLCRPVARICAELGLHLDVCSPGELRVAISAGFPAERIVMHGNNKSAEELSAGLRHGVGRIVLDSFDELESLRKLAAEAGVRPQVLIRVNVGVHADTHANIATAHDDQKFGFSLRTGDASAAVGAAHGADELDLVGLHMHLGSQIFGLDSFERGVRRVMEVRARFLREHGVLLPEVSLGGGFAIAYLDHHRPTPPAEIAAGLREFTRRSCAELGTEPPRLAIEPGRALVGQSGITVYRVGTVKEVTGLRTFVAVDGGMSDNIRPALYDGVYTGVLAGRSSDAGPMLSRVVGLHCDAGDVVVRDDYLPADTRVGDLLAVPTTGAYCRSLANNFNHTPRPPVVAVRDGEARLWLRRETYDDLLALEVE; from the coding sequence GTGCAGACCTCCGTACGACCCGAGTGGCTCTCCGAGCCGGCCGACCTGAACGCACTGCCGCCCCGGCTGTGGCCGGCATCCGCTGAGCGCGCGGCCGACGGCGTCCTGTCCGTGGGCGGAGTACGGGCGGACGATCTCGCCGCGGAGTTCGGCACTCCGATGTACGTCTTCGACGAGGCGGACTTCCGGGCCCGGTGCACCGAATTCAGTGAGGTCTTCGACGACTTCGACGTCTACTACGCGGGCAAGGCGTTCCTGTGCAGGCCCGTCGCCAGGATCTGCGCCGAGCTCGGTCTGCACCTGGACGTGTGCTCCCCGGGCGAGCTGAGGGTCGCGATCTCGGCCGGCTTCCCGGCGGAGCGCATCGTCATGCACGGCAACAACAAGTCCGCCGAGGAGCTGTCCGCAGGCCTGCGCCACGGAGTCGGCCGTATCGTGCTCGACTCCTTCGACGAGCTGGAGTCGCTGCGCAAACTGGCGGCCGAAGCCGGGGTCCGTCCGCAGGTCCTGATCCGGGTCAACGTCGGTGTGCACGCGGACACGCACGCCAATATCGCCACGGCACACGACGACCAGAAGTTCGGGTTCTCCCTGCGCACCGGTGACGCCTCAGCCGCGGTCGGCGCGGCGCACGGTGCGGACGAACTCGACCTGGTGGGCCTGCACATGCACCTGGGCTCGCAGATCTTCGGTCTGGACTCGTTCGAGCGGGGGGTGCGACGGGTCATGGAGGTCCGCGCGCGGTTCCTCCGCGAGCACGGAGTGCTCCTGCCGGAGGTGAGCCTCGGAGGCGGCTTCGCCATCGCCTACCTGGACCACCACCGGCCCACCCCGCCGGCGGAGATCGCCGCAGGACTCAGGGAGTTCACCCGGCGCAGCTGCGCGGAGCTGGGGACGGAGCCGCCGCGGCTGGCGATAGAGCCGGGCCGGGCCTTGGTCGGCCAGTCGGGCATCACCGTTTACCGCGTCGGCACGGTCAAGGAGGTCACCGGTCTGCGCACCTTCGTCGCGGTCGACGGCGGGATGAGCGACAACATCCGCCCGGCCCTCTACGACGGGGTCTACACGGGTGTCCTGGCCGGCCGGAGCTCGGACGCGGGCCCGATGCTCTCCCGCGTGGTCGGCCTGCACTGCGACGCCGGTGATGTCGTGGTCCGCGACGACTACCTGCCCGCCGACACCCGGGTGGGCGACCTGCTCGCGGTGCCGACCACCGGCGCCTACTGCCGGAGCCTGGCGAACAATTTCAATCACACGCCACGCCCGCCCGTGGTCGCCGTCCGCGACGGCGAAGCCCGGCTGTGGCTGCGCCGGGAAACGTACGACGACCTGCTCGCCCTGGAAGTGGAATGA
- a CDS encoding metal-dependent hydrolase — MTDPACFSATGSTAVTFPSGALEDRAVVRHVRALADGYGLVCDTTPFHPEDHSWPDQPGDRGAVEYGGRVLPVVDSVIGAAHRVTGELRVAGDITVRRGDPDWTWHVVHVVTDEPWDLAGHEVRLSVDPGRRAGLSAGHTGCELVGPALNAALRERWGKEVALDSLGAPDFDKIAIVSSRIGAHGSVDRYRMSKSLRRKGFVAEGLAGELGDLEARVNALLAQWVAEDVPVTVRTDGPSIADRRHFVCAVRQGTVTAACGGTHVATTGELGRVTARLELAEDGKELVLRTSMGEMAT, encoded by the coding sequence ATGACTGATCCCGCCTGCTTCTCCGCGACCGGCTCCACCGCGGTCACCTTTCCCTCCGGCGCGCTGGAGGACAGGGCGGTCGTGCGCCACGTACGCGCCCTCGCCGACGGGTACGGACTGGTCTGCGACACCACGCCCTTCCATCCGGAGGACCACAGCTGGCCGGACCAGCCGGGGGACCGGGGAGCCGTCGAGTACGGCGGCCGTGTGCTCCCGGTGGTGGACAGCGTGATCGGCGCCGCGCACCGGGTCACCGGCGAGCTGCGCGTGGCCGGGGACATCACGGTCCGCCGCGGCGATCCCGACTGGACCTGGCACGTCGTACATGTCGTCACCGACGAGCCCTGGGACCTGGCCGGCCACGAGGTGCGACTGTCCGTCGATCCGGGGCGGCGGGCCGGTCTGTCGGCCGGCCACACCGGCTGTGAACTGGTCGGACCGGCGCTCAACGCGGCCCTGCGCGAGCGGTGGGGCAAGGAGGTGGCGCTCGACTCGCTGGGCGCCCCCGACTTCGACAAGATCGCCATCGTGAGCTCACGGATCGGCGCCCACGGCAGTGTCGACCGCTACCGGATGAGCAAGTCCCTGCGCCGCAAGGGCTTCGTGGCGGAGGGACTGGCCGGCGAACTCGGCGACCTGGAGGCCCGGGTCAACGCGCTGCTCGCGCAGTGGGTGGCCGAGGACGTCCCGGTGACGGTGCGTACCGACGGGCCGTCCATCGCCGACCGGCGGCACTTCGTCTGCGCGGTGCGGCAGGGAACGGTCACGGCGGCCTGCGGCGGCACCCATGTCGCGACCACCGGGGAACTGGGCCGGGTGACCGCACGGTTGGAACTTGCCGAAGACGGTAAGGAATTGGTGCTTCGTACGTCCATGGGAGAGATGGCGACATGA
- a CDS encoding non-ribosomal peptide synthetase yields MTTQTLTEIFDETAARHPERIAVRDESTALTYRELADRSVGMGRRLRRLGVAPGDLVGIHLERRADLFVVLLGVLRTGAAYVAIDSRYPDARRDLMLRLSGVQVVITESDWAKRLDGSEVRVLTLPLPDVPAAEEPLPAPRPEDAASVLFTSGSTGTPKAIVLEHRNLVTFARNPGLPALTEQDRTGQISSLSFDLFHWETWSSFAAGAEVSVLPLVPDLLAAGFDKEIRRLGITAMFVPTMVMGHVTDEQPDAFAALRLLFFGGDVVAPAVCRVILEAGFEGGLLNLYGPAECTTAVVAHRVAMEDTRKQSVPVGRALDRVVVEVRDPDGVPVGPGTSGELFLGGPQVARGYLGRPDLTAERFSQQEGPQGVTRFYRTGDLVRVGEDGVIDFLGRADRQVKIRGYRVEPGEVDRFLLGLPGVQDVVVTPVGEGVDRRLVAFVVAAGGTTRQELLTAAEQNLPHFMVPSDVRLVDRIPADQHGKRIVSGLLEGLAADNTGIASDAVPVGAEEEFVIKLWEELLGVDGIKGSDSFFTLGGNSLLAFRAQLKIERRFGVKIANADIMKDSPAAELAARIRAEGTSGV; encoded by the coding sequence ATGACCACGCAGACGTTGACGGAGATCTTCGACGAGACTGCGGCGCGGCACCCGGAGCGTATCGCGGTCCGTGACGAGAGCACTGCGCTGACCTACCGGGAGCTGGCGGACCGGTCGGTCGGCATGGGCCGGCGGCTCCGCAGGCTCGGAGTCGCCCCGGGCGACCTGGTGGGTATCCACCTCGAGCGCAGGGCCGACCTTTTCGTGGTCCTGCTCGGAGTGCTGCGGACCGGTGCGGCGTACGTCGCGATCGACAGTCGCTACCCGGACGCGCGCCGCGACCTGATGCTGCGGCTCAGCGGCGTCCAGGTGGTGATCACCGAATCGGACTGGGCGAAACGGCTGGACGGGTCCGAGGTCCGGGTGCTGACCCTTCCGTTGCCCGACGTGCCCGCGGCCGAGGAGCCGTTGCCGGCTCCGCGGCCCGAGGACGCCGCGAGCGTGCTCTTCACCTCCGGTTCCACCGGGACTCCGAAAGCCATTGTGCTGGAGCACCGCAACCTGGTGACCTTCGCCCGCAACCCCGGGCTTCCGGCGCTGACCGAGCAGGACAGGACCGGCCAGATATCCAGCCTCTCCTTTGACCTCTTCCACTGGGAGACGTGGAGCAGCTTCGCGGCGGGTGCCGAGGTGTCGGTGCTCCCGCTGGTGCCGGACCTGCTGGCCGCGGGGTTCGACAAGGAGATCCGACGGCTGGGGATCACCGCGATGTTCGTGCCGACCATGGTCATGGGCCATGTCACGGACGAACAGCCGGACGCGTTCGCGGCGTTGAGGCTGCTCTTCTTCGGAGGCGACGTGGTCGCGCCCGCGGTCTGCCGGGTCATCCTGGAAGCCGGTTTCGAGGGCGGTCTCCTCAACCTCTACGGACCCGCGGAGTGCACCACGGCGGTCGTCGCGCACCGGGTTGCCATGGAGGACACCCGCAAGCAGTCCGTGCCGGTCGGCCGGGCACTCGACCGGGTCGTCGTGGAAGTGCGTGACCCGGACGGGGTGCCGGTGGGGCCCGGAACCTCGGGGGAACTGTTCCTCGGGGGGCCGCAGGTGGCTCGGGGCTATCTCGGCCGGCCCGATCTGACTGCCGAGCGGTTCTCCCAGCAGGAGGGCCCCCAGGGTGTCACCCGCTTCTACCGGACCGGCGATCTCGTACGGGTCGGCGAGGACGGCGTCATCGACTTCCTGGGGCGGGCCGACCGGCAGGTGAAGATCCGGGGATACCGGGTCGAACCCGGAGAGGTGGACCGGTTCCTCCTCGGTCTCCCCGGTGTCCAGGATGTGGTGGTCACCCCGGTCGGAGAAGGGGTCGACCGGCGGTTGGTCGCCTTCGTGGTCGCCGCGGGCGGGACGACGCGGCAGGAGCTGCTGACCGCGGCCGAACAGAACCTGCCCCATTTCATGGTGCCCAGCGATGTGCGTCTGGTCGACAGAATTCCAGCCGATCAGCACGGAAAGCGGATAGTTTCCGGGCTTCTCGAGGGACTCGCCGCGGACAACACGGGAATCGCAAGTGATGCCGTTCCGGTCGGTGCCGAGGAGGAATTCGTCATCAAGCTCTGGGAGGAACTGCTGGGAGTCGATGGAATCAAGGGCTCCGACAGTTTCTTCACCCTGGGAGGGAACTCGCTCCTGGCTTTCCGGGCGCAGCTGAAGATTGAACGAAGGTTCGGCGTGAAAATCGCCAACGCAGACATTATGAAGGATTCCCCCGCGGCCGAGCTGGCCGCGAGGATCAGAGCTGAGGGGACGTCCGGGGTCTGA